The following are from one region of the Bacillus methanolicus MGA3 genome:
- a CDS encoding glutamate synthase subunit beta, producing the protein MGKVTGFMEYTREEETKRGPLSRLEDWKEYTVPFSDETLARQGARCMDCGTPFCHMGLELNGLTSGCPIHNLIPEWNDLVYRGRWKEALERLLKTNNFPEFTGRVCPAPCEGSCTVAISDPAVAIKGIERAIIDKGFAEGWIQPRIPQIRTGKKVAIVGSGPAGLACADQLNQAGHSVTVYERADRVGGLLMYGIPNMKLEKEIVERRVRLLEQEGITFVTNTEVGKDITAEELRSQYDAVVLCIGAQKQRDLAIEGRELEGVHFAMDYLTGVTKSLFDSNFEDGNFIDAKDKHVIVIGGGDTGADSVAVALRQKCKSVVQFGKHPALPKERSDNNPWPQYPLVFTLDYAYEESKAKFGTDPRQYCIQTKKIVGDEHGRVKELHTIQMEKIIDENGNAIFNEIPGTEKVWPCDLVFIAIGFEGPEQPVLHQFGVETVNKKVKAPYGKYTTNVEGVFAAGDARRGQSLIVWAIHEGREAAREVDRFLMGTTNLP; encoded by the coding sequence ATGGGAAAAGTAACAGGATTTATGGAATATACTCGCGAAGAAGAAACGAAACGTGGCCCTCTTTCTCGCCTGGAGGATTGGAAAGAATATACGGTTCCGTTTTCCGATGAAACGCTCGCAAGACAAGGTGCCCGCTGCATGGACTGCGGGACCCCGTTTTGCCATATGGGACTGGAGTTGAACGGCTTAACATCAGGTTGTCCGATTCATAATTTAATCCCGGAATGGAACGATTTAGTGTACCGAGGCAGATGGAAGGAAGCACTTGAGCGGCTGTTGAAAACGAACAACTTCCCGGAATTCACCGGAAGGGTTTGCCCTGCGCCTTGTGAAGGTTCCTGTACGGTAGCGATCTCCGACCCGGCAGTCGCCATCAAAGGAATCGAGAGGGCGATTATTGATAAAGGATTTGCTGAAGGATGGATTCAGCCGCGAATTCCGCAAATACGAACAGGAAAAAAAGTGGCGATTGTCGGTTCTGGGCCTGCTGGTCTTGCTTGCGCCGACCAGCTTAATCAAGCTGGCCATTCGGTAACTGTGTACGAGCGGGCCGATCGTGTCGGTGGATTATTAATGTATGGCATACCAAATATGAAACTCGAAAAAGAAATTGTCGAGCGGAGAGTTCGACTTTTAGAACAAGAAGGGATTACGTTCGTAACAAATACCGAAGTTGGAAAAGATATCACAGCCGAAGAGCTGCGTTCCCAATATGACGCCGTCGTATTATGCATCGGTGCGCAAAAACAACGAGACCTTGCGATTGAAGGAAGAGAGCTTGAAGGCGTTCATTTTGCGATGGATTATTTAACAGGTGTAACGAAAAGCTTGTTTGACTCGAATTTTGAAGATGGCAACTTCATTGATGCGAAAGATAAGCATGTCATTGTAATCGGCGGCGGAGATACGGGTGCTGACAGTGTTGCCGTTGCTTTGCGGCAAAAATGCAAAAGCGTTGTGCAGTTTGGCAAGCACCCGGCATTGCCGAAAGAACGGTCGGATAATAATCCGTGGCCGCAGTATCCGCTTGTATTTACACTTGATTACGCATATGAAGAATCGAAAGCGAAATTCGGTACTGACCCTCGGCAATATTGTATTCAGACGAAAAAGATTGTTGGCGATGAACATGGACGGGTCAAAGAACTTCATACGATTCAAATGGAAAAAATTATCGATGAAAATGGCAATGCGATATTTAATGAAATTCCTGGCACCGAAAAAGTTTGGCCATGCGATTTAGTATTTATTGCCATCGGTTTTGAAGGTCCAGAGCAGCCTGTTTTGCATCAATTCGGCGTCGAAACCGTCAACAAAAAAGTAAAAGCACCATACGGCAAATACACAACAAACGTCGAAGGAGTATTTGCAGCTGGAGATGCTCGCAGAGGCCAAAGCCTAATCGTTTGGGCGATTCATGAAGGTCGGGAAGCAGCGAGAGAAGTGGATCGATTCTTGATGGGAACAACGAATTTGCCGTAA
- a CDS encoding cold-shock protein: MENGKVKWFNAEKGFGFIEREAGEDVFVHFSAIQGEGFKSLEEGQDVTFDVEKGARGPQAANVRKA; this comes from the coding sequence ATGGAAAATGGTAAAGTAAAATGGTTTAATGCAGAAAAAGGTTTCGGATTTATCGAACGTGAAGCCGGAGAAGACGTATTCGTTCATTTCTCAGCGATCCAAGGCGAAGGTTTCAAATCACTTGAAGAAGGTCAAGATGTTACATTCGATGTTGAAAAAGGCGCTCGCGGACCTCAAGCTGCAAACGTCCGTAAAGCTTAA
- a CDS encoding 5-bromo-4-chloroindolyl phosphate hydrolysis family protein — MNPFLAFLVRMLIAIPTAAIVWLVSFIAFDQTFLYSTAFSLVGAILTYWIISVYMKYRFLKKHRLTRKEYLYIKKNLDEAKPKIYRLHKALVSMRHIPSLKQRIELIRITRKIYSLTKKEPKRFYKAEQFYFSHLDSALELAEKYVFLSAQPTKDRELEKSLIDTLRTLEELKHFIENDLYQILSDDIDQLHFEIDVAKHSIRKMKESQLHEEGRRLK; from the coding sequence ATGAATCCGTTTTTAGCATTTCTTGTCAGAATGTTAATTGCAATTCCGACAGCTGCCATAGTTTGGTTGGTGAGTTTTATTGCATTCGATCAAACATTTTTGTATTCGACAGCATTTTCCTTGGTCGGTGCGATTCTCACATATTGGATAATTTCAGTTTATATGAAGTACCGCTTTTTAAAAAAACATCGTCTAACTAGAAAAGAATATCTATATATTAAGAAAAATTTGGATGAAGCTAAGCCGAAAATTTACCGTTTGCATAAAGCGCTTGTTTCCATGAGGCACATTCCATCTTTGAAACAAAGAATTGAACTTATACGAATCACGAGAAAAATATACAGTTTGACAAAAAAGGAGCCAAAACGATTTTATAAGGCGGAACAATTTTATTTTTCCCATTTGGATTCCGCTCTTGAACTGGCAGAGAAATATGTTTTCTTATCTGCACAGCCAACAAAGGACCGAGAGCTGGAAAAATCACTTATTGATACGCTCCGAACGTTAGAGGAACTTAAACATTTTATTGAAAATGATTTATATCAAATCTTATCCGATGACATAGATCAACTGCATTTTGAAATCGATGTGGCCAAGCATTCAATAAGAAAAATGAAGGAATCACAATTACATGAAGAAGGCAGGAGATTAAAATGA
- a CDS encoding YbaK/EbsC family protein, whose protein sequence is MSFESVKAHFKQWNREDDVMEFETLTATVEQAADTIGVIPARIAKTLSFRGEGEKAILIVAAGDAKIDNKKFRHTFGFKARMLTPDEVLEQTGHVIGGVCPFGLKNEMDVYLDVSMKRFETLFPACGSPNSAIELTCDELFQYSFAKGWVDVCKGWEEAGFRETVVVNNDRL, encoded by the coding sequence ATGTCATTTGAAAGTGTAAAAGCTCATTTTAAACAGTGGAATCGTGAAGATGATGTGATGGAATTTGAAACATTGACTGCTACGGTTGAGCAGGCCGCTGACACAATAGGCGTCATCCCTGCTCGAATTGCGAAGACGCTATCCTTCAGAGGAGAAGGTGAGAAAGCAATTTTGATCGTCGCTGCTGGGGATGCCAAAATCGATAACAAGAAATTTCGCCACACATTTGGCTTTAAGGCACGTATGCTCACGCCTGACGAAGTGCTAGAGCAAACTGGACATGTTATAGGTGGAGTTTGCCCATTCGGATTGAAAAATGAAATGGACGTCTATTTGGATGTCTCGATGAAACGCTTCGAGACCCTTTTCCCCGCCTGTGGAAGTCCAAACTCTGCCATTGAATTGACATGTGATGAATTATTTCAATATTCATTTGCTAAAGGATGGGTAGATGTTTGTAAAGGATGGGAGGAAGCTGGGTTTAGAGAGACGGTAGTTGTAAACAACGATCGACTTTGA
- a CDS encoding LPXTG cell wall anchor domain-containing protein → MNKEVVVKSLKSIVYAGTLVIGISFFGNSVGAEGVNNQDVQAKSNVVTQPVVSNVQALTNAVVQPVVSNVQALTNAATQQVESNVQALTNAVNQPVESKEVTNTAIQSDENSQVKVTNTTSENNQEKATNTTSNEESIIPKNPPVKTGNPARKDENIKSEKKGSLINIGLGGSLLKPITGDLKIDIIGGKKVETKDGNSLITGGVVQADLKDSGLLGDTHLGVIEGTKIKTDDYEYTHGAVADLDIKKSVVGDAHVGVIEGEKVETDEYTWKHGGIAIIDTKNTPVLGDVHTGIGEIEDFETKQPAAPNQSEEPKDPKQPCNCNQGQPGNPGQPGSPGQPGTPGQPGNNPGQPGTPGQPGSPGQPGNLGQPGNPGQPGSPGQPGNPGQPGSPGQSGNPGQPGNPGQPGNPGQPGSPGQPGSPGQSGNPQQPERPSKQTPDIPDNNSEETLPKTGSVMDSSMLLLTSLMMILVGFVLRRFKSNLA, encoded by the coding sequence ATGAATAAAGAGGTTGTTGTAAAATCGTTGAAAAGTATCGTTTATGCAGGGACATTAGTTATTGGCATCTCATTTTTTGGAAATTCAGTTGGTGCTGAGGGAGTAAATAATCAAGATGTACAAGCTAAGTCCAATGTTGTAACTCAGCCAGTAGTATCTAATGTACAAGCTCTAACCAATGCTGTAGTTCAGCCAGTGGTATCCAATGTACAAGCTCTAACTAATGCTGCAACTCAGCAGGTGGAATCAAATGTACAAGCTCTAACTAATGCTGTAAATCAGCCAGTGGAATCTAAAGAAGTTACAAATACTGCGATTCAATCAGATGAAAATAGCCAGGTAAAAGTAACAAACACAACTAGTGAAAATAATCAAGAGAAGGCAACAAACACAACTAGCAACGAAGAGTCTATCATTCCAAAAAATCCACCTGTAAAAACAGGGAACCCTGCTAGAAAAGACGAAAATATTAAAAGCGAGAAAAAAGGTTCTCTTATTAACATTGGTTTAGGTGGAAGTCTTTTAAAGCCAATAACTGGTGATCTCAAGATCGATATCATCGGTGGCAAAAAAGTCGAAACAAAAGACGGCAACTCTCTTATAACTGGCGGGGTTGTTCAAGCTGATTTAAAAGATTCTGGTTTACTCGGAGATACACATTTGGGTGTGATTGAAGGCACAAAAATTAAAACAGATGATTACGAATATACACATGGTGCAGTGGCTGATCTTGATATAAAAAAATCGGTAGTTGGAGATGCGCATGTTGGTGTCATTGAAGGTGAAAAGGTGGAAACTGATGAGTATACATGGAAACATGGTGGCATTGCAATTATAGACACCAAAAACACTCCAGTGCTTGGAGATGTGCACACAGGTATAGGAGAAATTGAAGATTTTGAAACGAAACAGCCTGCTGCTCCTAATCAATCAGAAGAACCTAAAGATCCAAAACAACCTTGCAACTGTAACCAAGGACAGCCGGGCAATCCAGGACAGCCAGGCAGCCCAGGACAACCAGGCACCCCAGGACAGCCGGGCAATAATCCAGGACAACCAGGCACCCCAGGACAGCCAGGCAGCCCAGGACAACCAGGCAACCTAGGACAGCCAGGCAACCCAGGACAGCCAGGCAGCCCAGGACAGCCAGGCAATCCAGGACAGCCAGGCAGCCCAGGACAGTCTGGCAACCCAGGACAGCCAGGCAACCCAGGACAGCCGGGCAATCCAGGACAGCCAGGCAGCCCAGGACAGCCAGGCAGCCCAGGACAGTCTGGCAACCCACAACAACCTGAAAGACCAAGTAAGCAAACTCCTGATATACCTGATAACAATTCTGAAGAAACATTACCTAAAACAGGTTCAGTAATGGATTCTTCTATGCTTTTACTTACTTCTCTTATGATGATTTTAGTGGGATTCGTTTTAAGGAGATTTAAATCTAACTTAGCTTAA
- a CDS encoding VanW family protein produces the protein MRKFVGTMTIILAASLIGLIGCTEKTVKEQELEKQVADLQQKIDKNKKTGEKEKKKEEKPIVVNVVDPNTKKVVKTFNPKEMGFEKNKEKYKQEIENWARILARGTETKAGYDQRMIPDKIGENGQIIKGRPRVILEESELTEKVIKASEKGGTVELPLYVTESGYKPEEVSHLGEVVVASYTTYFNSGVAGRTRNIELSAQAINNVIIGVRDIFSFNTTVGPSDEAHGYQKAEEAVNGKLVMGVGGGICQTSSTLYNAVDKLGVTYIEKHHHSVHVGYVPKGRDATVSYGGLDFRFQNTTGVPLLLKAYVKKGSLTVEVRTSKANLSRLKK, from the coding sequence ATGAGGAAGTTTGTAGGGACAATGACAATAATTTTGGCTGCTAGTTTAATAGGATTGATTGGATGTACAGAAAAAACAGTAAAAGAACAGGAGTTAGAGAAACAAGTAGCTGATTTGCAACAGAAAATTGATAAGAATAAGAAAACAGGGGAAAAAGAAAAGAAAAAAGAAGAAAAACCGATTGTAGTTAATGTGGTCGATCCAAATACGAAAAAGGTGGTAAAAACTTTTAATCCGAAGGAAATGGGATTTGAAAAGAATAAAGAAAAGTATAAACAGGAAATTGAAAACTGGGCAAGGATATTAGCAAGGGGAACGGAAACAAAGGCTGGATATGACCAAAGAATGATTCCTGATAAGATAGGAGAAAATGGTCAAATCATAAAGGGAAGACCAAGAGTGATATTAGAGGAATCGGAGTTAACGGAAAAAGTGATTAAGGCTTCGGAAAAGGGTGGAACTGTCGAATTGCCTTTATATGTTACCGAAAGTGGGTATAAGCCTGAAGAAGTTTCTCATTTGGGGGAAGTGGTGGTCGCTTCGTATACAACTTATTTCAATAGCGGCGTAGCGGGAAGAACGAGAAATATCGAGCTATCTGCACAGGCCATCAATAATGTCATTATCGGAGTTCGAGATATATTCTCTTTTAATACAACTGTCGGACCGAGTGATGAAGCACATGGATATCAAAAGGCAGAGGAAGCAGTCAATGGGAAATTGGTCATGGGAGTTGGAGGAGGCATTTGTCAGACGTCATCTACTTTGTATAATGCGGTAGATAAACTAGGGGTCACTTATATAGAAAAGCATCATCATTCAGTGCATGTCGGGTATGTGCCAAAAGGAAGAGATGCAACGGTGTCATATGGAGGATTGGATTTTAGATTTCAGAATACGACAGGTGTACCATTGCTATTGAAAGCATATGTAAAGAAAGGGTCACTAACCGTAGAGGTGAGAACGTCGAAAGCAAATCTTAGCCGTCTAAAAAAATGA
- a CDS encoding NAD(P)/FAD-dependent oxidoreductase: protein MQKMIVVGAGILGASATYHLAKSGVDITLVDRFDRGQATDSAAGIICPWLSQRRNKAWYQLVKGGARYYPDLIDQLEADGDKETGYKRVGAICLHTDADKLEKMAERARKRREDAPEIGEISILSPAETKRLFPPLSEEYGSVHVSGGARVNGRALRNSLINAAIKYGADFLQGDATLVYKDKQVTGIKLNEITLEADQVIVTGGAWSKELLQPLGINFLVKPQKAQIIQLQMQDMDTSQWPVVMPPNDQYILTFEDGRVVVGATHEDDAGFDYRVTAGGVNEVLGKALAVAPGLANSTMIETRVGFRPFTPGFLPVIGALPNYKGILIANGLGASGLTSGPYLGSELAKLALGKPTEIDLSLYDVAGALEV from the coding sequence ATGCAGAAAATGATTGTGGTTGGAGCAGGAATTCTTGGAGCGTCTGCCACTTATCACTTGGCAAAATCTGGAGTTGATATTACTTTGGTAGATCGTTTTGACCGAGGACAGGCAACGGACTCCGCAGCGGGTATTATTTGTCCTTGGCTTTCGCAGCGACGCAACAAAGCGTGGTATCAGCTAGTGAAAGGTGGGGCGCGTTACTATCCCGATTTGATTGATCAATTGGAAGCAGATGGTGATAAAGAAACAGGTTATAAACGAGTAGGTGCGATTTGTCTTCATACAGACGCAGATAAACTAGAGAAAATGGCGGAACGAGCGCGTAAACGGCGTGAGGATGCACCTGAAATCGGAGAAATTTCGATTTTATCACCTGCTGAAACAAAGAGGCTGTTTCCGCCGTTATCCGAGGAATATGGTTCTGTTCATGTCAGCGGAGGAGCTCGTGTAAATGGAAGAGCATTACGAAACTCTTTAATCAATGCTGCCATTAAGTATGGGGCTGATTTTCTTCAAGGGGATGCCACCCTAGTTTATAAAGACAAGCAGGTCACTGGAATCAAGCTAAATGAAATTACATTGGAGGCTGATCAAGTTATTGTTACAGGAGGTGCTTGGTCAAAAGAATTACTACAGCCGCTAGGCATCAATTTTTTAGTAAAACCCCAGAAGGCGCAAATCATTCAACTTCAAATGCAAGACATGGATACAAGCCAATGGCCGGTTGTCATGCCTCCAAATGATCAGTATATTCTCACATTCGAAGATGGTCGGGTTGTTGTAGGAGCAACACATGAGGATGATGCTGGATTCGACTACCGAGTAACAGCAGGGGGAGTTAATGAAGTTTTGGGAAAGGCCTTGGCAGTGGCGCCTGGTTTAGCTAATAGCACCATGATTGAAACAAGGGTAGGTTTTCGGCCGTTCACACCTGGTTTTCTTCCTGTCATCGGAGCTTTGCCTAATTATAAAGGAATATTAATTGCTAATGGGTTAGGGGCTTCAGGCTTAACAAGCGGGCCTTATCTCGGATCTGAACTTGCAAAGCTTGCACTCGGCAAACCAACAGAAATTGATCTTAGTCTCTATGATGTAGCTGGCGCTCTTGAAGTTTAG
- a CDS encoding toxic anion resistance protein has translation MTENNSSLLKNTSNADLMDDLLSNPFGDNEKIPILQTQEKKQVRLIDVIPEEHRAKAYQLAEQIDPKNHQAIISYGTQAQSKLLSFSQTMLEHVQQKDLGEIGNIINDLMKKLNEVNPDELKPGRPSFFARMFGRLSGSIQEVLSKYQKTSAQLERISVKLEKSKNILMSDIAMLEKLYEKNKEYFQALNVYIAAGELKLEELYKKTIPELKKAAEETNDQMKVQEVNDMIQFANRLDKRLHDLKLSREITIQSAPQIRLIQNTNQALVEKIQSSIMTAIPLWKNQVAIALTLIRQRHAVEAQKQVSKTTNELLLKNAEMLKVNTIETARENERGLVDIETLKKTQENLIATLQETLRIQEEGRNKRRQAEIELASMENELKKKLLEIKGE, from the coding sequence ATGACCGAAAACAATTCATCCCTGTTAAAGAATACTAGTAATGCTGATTTAATGGATGACTTACTTTCTAACCCGTTTGGTGACAATGAAAAAATACCTATTCTTCAAACGCAGGAAAAAAAGCAGGTTAGACTCATTGATGTGATCCCGGAAGAACACAGGGCAAAGGCTTATCAGCTTGCGGAACAGATTGATCCGAAAAATCATCAAGCGATCATCTCATACGGAACGCAGGCGCAATCTAAGCTTTTGTCCTTTTCGCAAACCATGCTTGAACATGTTCAACAGAAGGATTTAGGCGAGATAGGAAATATAATAAACGACTTAATGAAGAAGTTAAACGAGGTGAACCCTGATGAGCTGAAGCCGGGTCGGCCGTCTTTTTTCGCGCGCATGTTTGGAAGGCTATCAGGTTCCATACAGGAGGTGCTTTCCAAATATCAAAAAACAAGTGCACAGTTAGAGCGGATTAGTGTGAAGTTAGAAAAAAGCAAAAATATCCTTATGTCGGATATCGCCATGCTTGAAAAGCTCTATGAAAAAAATAAAGAGTATTTTCAAGCTTTAAATGTATACATTGCAGCGGGTGAATTAAAGCTTGAAGAATTGTATAAAAAAACAATTCCTGAGCTGAAGAAAGCTGCTGAAGAGACAAATGATCAAATGAAGGTTCAAGAAGTAAACGATATGATCCAATTTGCCAACCGTTTGGATAAACGTTTGCATGATTTGAAATTAAGTCGGGAGATTACAATCCAAAGTGCTCCTCAAATCCGCCTTATTCAAAATACAAACCAGGCGCTTGTCGAGAAAATCCAATCTTCCATTATGACGGCCATTCCACTGTGGAAAAACCAAGTTGCGATTGCTCTGACATTGATCAGGCAGCGTCATGCCGTTGAAGCACAAAAACAGGTATCAAAGACTACAAATGAGCTATTGTTAAAAAATGCAGAAATGCTAAAAGTAAATACGATTGAAACGGCAAGAGAAAATGAGCGTGGTCTTGTTGATATCGAGACATTAAAGAAAACCCAGGAAAATTTAATCGCAACTCTCCAAGAGACCTTGCGGATCCAAGAAGAAGGGCGAAATAAACGACGCCAAGCCGAGATTGAGCTGGCTTCTATGGAAAACGAACTAAAGAAAAAGCTTCTAGAAATAAAAGGCGAGTAA
- a CDS encoding MFS transporter translates to MEQNKRMPFVILAMALGLFMASLDNTIVSASINQVIKDIGGFDKMSWVFTAYMLAATSTMLVFGKMSDLFGRKLFYLIGISMFLIGSALSGTAQNIDQLIAYRVIQGIGSGAIFPISFTIIYSISTDPKQAAKMSGVFAGIFGISSVFGPQIGTWISETSWLGWRWCFYVNVPFGIVSIITLLIALKESKSDQKPKVDYLGTVLLISSTVLLLLGLEWGGKDYAWDSVQIIGIFIGAALLIALFILVERKAKEPILPLTIFKNKMVMGTSIVVFCQGAIMFSAITYLPILSVAVIGNENSNSVLTPMMLPIMIGAIAGGFLCTKVPFRTIMAFSMAVGILVAYLLGSITHDTAKWVVTLIMITLGLIVLGPLMSVSQNAIAQSVDKRYIGIASSVVGFWRNIGGVMGAAITATIVNNYLKEKMKEFASATKMPVDKAQEIAKPEILMQDHTQIPAQIVDFMRGAVETALHHGFILALIAGIIGFLVSLFVGGDRYNFGKRGVNETGKEELPAS, encoded by the coding sequence ATGGAACAAAACAAAAGAATGCCATTCGTTATTTTAGCCATGGCGTTGGGACTTTTTATGGCTTCGCTTGACAACACAATTGTTTCTGCCAGCATTAATCAAGTTATCAAGGATATTGGCGGATTTGATAAAATGAGCTGGGTTTTTACGGCTTATATGCTGGCGGCAACAAGTACCATGCTCGTTTTCGGAAAAATGAGCGATTTGTTTGGAAGAAAATTGTTTTATCTAATAGGAATCAGTATGTTCCTGATTGGGTCAGCTTTAAGCGGAACGGCACAGAATATTGATCAGTTGATTGCCTATCGTGTCATTCAAGGGATCGGTTCAGGAGCCATTTTTCCGATTTCGTTTACGATTATTTATTCTATTTCTACAGATCCCAAGCAAGCTGCCAAAATGTCTGGCGTTTTTGCAGGGATATTTGGTATTTCGTCCGTTTTTGGTCCACAAATTGGTACTTGGATTTCCGAAACCTCTTGGCTAGGCTGGAGATGGTGTTTTTATGTGAACGTGCCTTTTGGCATCGTATCTATCATCACTTTGTTGATTGCTTTAAAGGAATCCAAGTCAGATCAAAAACCAAAAGTTGACTATCTAGGGACAGTGCTATTGATTTCTTCCACCGTTCTGCTGCTTCTCGGTTTAGAATGGGGCGGTAAAGATTATGCATGGGATTCGGTTCAAATCATTGGGATTTTTATTGGTGCTGCTTTATTGATTGCGTTGTTCATATTAGTGGAAAGAAAGGCGAAGGAACCGATTTTGCCTCTTACTATTTTTAAAAATAAAATGGTGATGGGCACAAGCATTGTCGTGTTTTGCCAGGGGGCCATCATGTTCTCTGCGATTACTTATCTTCCTATTCTTTCAGTGGCTGTTATCGGGAACGAAAACTCGAACAGTGTATTAACACCAATGATGCTACCGATTATGATTGGTGCAATCGCAGGCGGTTTCCTTTGTACGAAAGTTCCTTTCCGTACCATTATGGCTTTTTCCATGGCAGTCGGCATACTAGTAGCTTATTTGCTGGGATCCATTACGCATGATACGGCGAAGTGGGTGGTAACACTCATCATGATCACGTTAGGGCTGATTGTTCTTGGTCCGCTCATGAGTGTATCGCAAAATGCTATAGCTCAATCCGTTGATAAGAGATATATCGGAATCGCTTCTTCGGTTGTAGGATTTTGGCGCAATATTGGCGGTGTGATGGGGGCCGCGATTACAGCGACCATTGTGAACAATTATTTGAAAGAGAAGATGAAAGAATTTGCATCAGCTACCAAAATGCCTGTTGATAAGGCACAAGAGATAGCAAAACCAGAAATATTAATGCAAGATCATACACAGATTCCTGCCCAGATTGTTGACTTTATGAGAGGCGCAGTGGAAACGGCTTTGCACCACGGCTTTATATTAGCACTAATTGCCGGTATTATCGGATTTCTGGTTTCATTATTTGTGGGCGGAGACCGTTACAATTTTGGAAAAAGAGGCGTTAATGAGACCGGCAAGGAAGAATTGCCTGCAAGCTAA
- a CDS encoding YcnI family protein: MKNIFKKSSAILISTMTAMALFAGTASAHVTVNPSTSATGAWETYTVKVPVEKNVATTKVTLKIPKGIEYKLYEPVPGWTTTTEKDKSGKVTSITWTANGEGILPGQFQRFSFVAKNPDKEQDAAWDAYQYYKDNSIVEWTGNEGADTPHSITKISASPATEEHQETDHHHGHHADHDDSVKEKSAANESDDDGTQTTTMALSIIALLLSIGALIMGFRRK; the protein is encoded by the coding sequence ATGAAAAATATCTTTAAGAAATCATCTGCAATTCTTATTTCAACTATGACAGCAATGGCTCTGTTTGCAGGTACAGCCAGTGCACATGTCACGGTAAATCCAAGTACTTCAGCTACTGGAGCATGGGAAACTTATACAGTAAAAGTACCAGTTGAAAAAAACGTTGCGACGACAAAAGTGACACTTAAAATTCCTAAAGGAATAGAATATAAGCTATATGAACCAGTACCAGGATGGACAACAACAACTGAAAAAGATAAATCTGGCAAAGTAACTTCAATTACATGGACAGCAAATGGCGAGGGAATTTTACCTGGACAATTCCAACGATTTTCATTTGTAGCAAAAAATCCAGACAAAGAACAAGATGCTGCTTGGGATGCTTACCAATATTATAAAGACAACAGTATTGTAGAATGGACAGGGAATGAAGGTGCCGATACACCTCATTCAATCACGAAGATTTCTGCTTCGCCTGCAACAGAGGAACATCAAGAGACCGATCATCATCATGGCCATCATGCCGATCATGATGATTCTGTAAAAGAAAAATCTGCAGCAAATGAATCAGATGATGACGGTACACAAACAACAACAATGGCTCTGTCGATTATTGCTCTATTACTTTCAATTGGGGCATTGATAATGGGATTCCGTCGTAAATAA
- a CDS encoding sortase has product MGKKNQNFVIAGHRSYTYGKFFNRLDELQKGDYIIINVQNKVLTYKVFNKKIVKPTETDIIYPIKNKSMVTLVTCHPKYSDKQRLIVFAELEAEQIKDGRDKF; this is encoded by the coding sequence TTGGGGAAGAAGAATCAAAATTTTGTTATCGCTGGTCATCGTTCTTATACTTATGGAAAGTTTTTTAATCGACTAGATGAATTGCAGAAAGGTGATTATATCATCATTAATGTACAAAACAAAGTACTCACCTATAAGGTATTTAATAAAAAGATTGTGAAGCCTACAGAAACTGATATAATTTATCCAATTAAGAATAAGTCAATGGTCACGTTAGTTACGTGTCACCCAAAATATTCGGATAAACAAAGGTTGATTGTTTTCGCTGAACTGGAGGCAGAACAAATAAAGGATGGACGGGATAAATTTTAA